The following proteins come from a genomic window of Bradyrhizobium paxllaeri:
- a CDS encoding tRNA-uridine aminocarboxypropyltransferase has translation MPNPSNPQAGAAVEAVPECPRCGKPLPLCICDSVTPVESRISLLILQHPQEQDRTLGTARLTAQHFADAVVKIGLSWPSLSKALGRTVHDPSRWAVLYLGSAKVADLDTDAEIVAINRKGEIEPHQRAILSDIEGVVLLDGTWSQAKALWWRNAWMLKCQRVILGPKRPSRYGKLRKEPRRDGLSTIEAAGLLLARLEKRPEISEALNATFDRMLARYREVQAEMPEVAPKPKKRDWRRRKRG, from the coding sequence ATGCCAAACCCATCCAATCCCCAGGCCGGCGCCGCCGTGGAGGCCGTTCCGGAGTGTCCGCGCTGCGGCAAGCCGCTGCCGCTCTGCATCTGCGACAGCGTGACCCCGGTCGAAAGCAGGATCTCGCTGCTGATCCTGCAACATCCGCAGGAGCAGGACAGGACGCTCGGCACCGCGCGGCTGACGGCGCAGCATTTTGCGGATGCCGTGGTCAAAATCGGCTTGTCCTGGCCGAGCCTGTCCAAGGCGTTGGGCCGGACGGTTCATGATCCCTCGCGCTGGGCGGTGCTTTATCTTGGTTCAGCCAAAGTCGCCGACCTCGACACCGATGCCGAGATCGTGGCGATCAACCGCAAGGGCGAAATCGAGCCGCACCAGCGTGCGATCCTGTCCGACATCGAGGGCGTCGTGCTGCTTGACGGAACCTGGAGCCAGGCCAAGGCGCTGTGGTGGCGCAATGCCTGGATGCTGAAATGCCAGCGGGTCATTCTCGGGCCGAAGCGCCCGTCGCGTTACGGCAAGCTGCGCAAGGAGCCGCGCCGCGACGGCCTTTCCACCATCGAGGCCGCGGGCCTGCTGCTGGCCAGGCTCGAGAAGCGTCCCGAAATCTCGGAGGCGCTCAACGCCACCTTCGATCGGATGCTGGCGCGGTATCGCGAGGTGCAGGCGGAGATGCCGGAAGTCGCGCCGAAGCCGAAAAAGCGGGACTGGCGGCGGCGCAAGCGGGGGTAA
- a CDS encoding efflux RND transporter permease subunit, with the protein MSVSEPFIRRPIATSLLGIALMIGGALGYWALPVSALPQVDFPTVQVTTQLPGASPDVVASLITAPLERQLGQIPSLSSMQSTSSYGVSQISLQFDLNRDIDGATQDVQAAINAAAGILPKNLPYPPTYAKVNPADAPVLTLALTSETISLRAMSDIADTLLGQRLSQISGVGRVAILGGLKPAVRVQADLARLAAYGISMEDLRNAIAGANVSGPKGSLDGAQQAYTIAANDQIAAADAYKPIIIAYRNGSPVTIGDVAIIIDGLENDRTGGWYQGTPAVIIDIQRQPGANVIEVVRQIRAEIPKLQRSIPAGVNLHVVSDRTVTIRASVRDVQFTLILAVVLVTLVVLLFLRSLRATLIAGVALPLSLITSFGIMYFAGFSLDNLSLMALTIGTGFVVDDAIVMIENIVRHMENGESVMEASLKGASEIGFTVISLTVSLIAVFIPLLFMSGLVGRMFREFALTLTIAVVTSAIVSLTLTPMMCSRLLKHVGEEMTVPGLAAVSRFIDRTVDLYHRTLLWVLQRQRATLMVTFATIVATLLMYVVAPKGFLPLQDTASITAVTEAGPDVSFAEMQSRQAAAAAAIQADPDVVGVVSVIGAGSVNPTTNVGRLVMTLRPRGEREDDISVVVDRLKQRTASIPGMKIYFQPVQDVQISTQSSRSQYQYTLTGTDAAEVSKWSQKLIAEMRRDPLFRDVSSEAQEGGLRAALDINRQRAGQLGVSVQAVNDTLNDAFAQRQISTIYGQANQYRVVLEAMPMYQRDPSILSKLYLPGAASTTVGAPNAQVPLSAVATLTRTTAPLAISHLAQFPAISLSFNLGPGEALGDAVEAVKKIETRIGMPGSIVGVYAGDAAEFSKSLAGQPWLILAAIVTIYIVLGVLYESYIHPITILSTLPSAGVGAILALMLFGQDLSVIGLIGIILLMGIVKKNAIMMIDFALEAERHQGMSPSEAIVQACLLRFRPIMMTTLAALFGALPLAIESGTGAELRFPLGISIIGGLLLSQLLTLYTTPVIYLALDRINRKIEKAVPDPGPPGPTVAGATEGMQ; encoded by the coding sequence ATGAGCGTATCCGAACCGTTCATCCGCCGGCCGATCGCGACCTCGCTGTTGGGGATCGCGCTGATGATCGGCGGTGCGCTCGGCTATTGGGCGCTGCCGGTATCGGCGCTGCCGCAGGTCGATTTCCCGACCGTGCAGGTGACGACGCAACTGCCGGGCGCGAGCCCCGATGTGGTGGCGTCCCTGATCACGGCGCCGCTCGAGCGCCAGCTCGGGCAGATCCCGTCGCTGTCGTCGATGCAGTCGACCTCCTCGTACGGCGTCAGCCAGATATCGCTGCAGTTCGACCTCAACCGCGACATCGACGGGGCGACTCAGGACGTTCAGGCCGCGATCAACGCCGCCGCCGGAATCCTGCCGAAAAACCTGCCGTATCCGCCGACCTACGCCAAGGTCAATCCGGCGGATGCGCCGGTCCTGACGCTGGCGCTGACGTCGGAGACGATTTCGCTGCGTGCGATGAGCGATATCGCCGACACCCTCCTCGGCCAGCGGCTCAGTCAGATTTCCGGTGTCGGGCGCGTCGCCATCCTCGGTGGGCTCAAGCCTGCGGTGCGGGTGCAGGCGGATCTGGCGCGGCTCGCCGCCTACGGCATCTCGATGGAGGATCTGCGCAACGCCATTGCGGGCGCCAACGTGTCGGGGCCGAAGGGATCGCTCGACGGCGCGCAGCAGGCCTACACCATCGCTGCCAACGACCAGATCGCGGCGGCGGACGCCTACAAGCCGATCATCATCGCCTATCGCAACGGCTCGCCGGTCACGATCGGCGACGTCGCCATCATCATCGACGGGCTGGAGAACGATCGGACCGGCGGCTGGTATCAGGGCACGCCGGCCGTGATCATCGACATCCAGCGGCAGCCCGGCGCCAACGTCATCGAGGTCGTCAGGCAGATCCGTGCAGAAATTCCCAAGCTGCAGCGCTCGATCCCGGCCGGCGTCAATTTGCACGTGGTCTCCGACCGCACCGTCACCATTCGCGCCTCGGTGCGGGACGTCCAGTTCACGCTGATCCTTGCCGTGGTGCTGGTGACGCTGGTGGTGCTGTTGTTCCTGCGCTCGCTGCGCGCCACTCTGATCGCGGGCGTGGCACTGCCGCTGTCGCTGATCACGAGCTTCGGCATCATGTATTTCGCAGGCTTCAGCCTCGACAATCTGTCGCTGATGGCGCTCACGATCGGCACCGGCTTCGTGGTCGATGATGCCATCGTGATGATCGAGAACATCGTCCGTCACATGGAAAACGGCGAGTCCGTGATGGAGGCGTCACTGAAGGGCGCCAGCGAAATCGGCTTTACCGTGATCTCGCTGACGGTATCGCTGATCGCGGTCTTCATCCCGCTTCTGTTCATGTCCGGGCTGGTCGGACGCATGTTCCGCGAGTTCGCGCTGACGCTGACGATCGCGGTCGTGACCTCCGCGATCGTGTCACTGACGCTGACGCCGATGATGTGTTCGCGGCTGCTCAAGCATGTCGGCGAGGAGATGACGGTCCCCGGCCTTGCCGCCGTCAGCCGTTTCATCGACCGTACGGTCGACTTGTACCATCGTACGCTGCTGTGGGTGCTGCAGCGCCAGCGCGCGACGCTGATGGTGACCTTCGCCACCATTGTCGCGACGCTGCTGATGTATGTGGTCGCGCCGAAGGGCTTCCTGCCGCTGCAGGACACCGCGTCGATCACCGCGGTGACCGAAGCCGGCCCCGACGTTTCCTTTGCCGAGATGCAGAGCCGTCAGGCGGCGGCCGCGGCCGCGATCCAGGCCGATCCGGATGTGGTCGGCGTGGTCTCCGTGATCGGGGCCGGTTCCGTCAATCCGACCACCAATGTCGGGCGTCTCGTGATGACGCTGCGGCCGCGCGGCGAGCGGGAGGATGACATTTCGGTCGTGGTCGACCGGCTGAAGCAGCGCACCGCCTCGATCCCCGGCATGAAGATCTATTTCCAGCCGGTGCAAGACGTGCAGATCTCGACCCAGTCGAGCCGCTCGCAGTACCAGTATACGCTGACCGGCACCGATGCGGCGGAAGTGTCCAAGTGGTCGCAGAAGCTGATTGCCGAAATGCGCCGGGATCCGCTGTTCCGCGACGTCTCGTCGGAAGCGCAGGAGGGCGGTTTGCGCGCCGCGCTCGACATCAACCGGCAGCGCGCGGGCCAGCTCGGCGTCAGCGTCCAGGCGGTCAACGACACCCTCAACGACGCCTTTGCGCAGCGGCAGATTTCGACGATTTACGGCCAGGCCAACCAGTACCGCGTGGTGCTGGAGGCGATGCCGATGTACCAGCGCGATCCCTCGATCCTGTCAAAACTCTACCTGCCGGGGGCTGCGAGCACCACCGTCGGCGCGCCCAACGCCCAGGTGCCGCTGTCGGCGGTGGCGACGCTGACCCGCACCACGGCGCCGCTGGCGATTTCGCATCTGGCGCAGTTTCCGGCGATCTCGCTCAGCTTCAATCTCGGGCCCGGCGAGGCGCTCGGCGATGCCGTCGAGGCCGTCAAGAAGATCGAGACCAGGATCGGCATGCCCGGCAGTATCGTCGGCGTCTATGCGGGCGATGCGGCCGAGTTCTCCAAATCGCTGGCCGGCCAGCCCTGGCTCATCCTGGCGGCGATCGTCACCATCTACATCGTGCTGGGCGTGCTCTACGAGAGCTACATCCACCCCATCACCATTCTCTCGACGCTGCCCTCCGCCGGCGTCGGCGCCATTCTGGCGCTGATGCTGTTCGGGCAAGACCTGTCGGTGATCGGCCTGATCGGCATCATTCTGTTGATGGGCATCGTCAAGAAGAACGCGATCATGATGATCGACTTCGCGCTGGAGGCGGAGCGGCATCAGGGCATGTCGCCTTCCGAGGCGATCGTACAGGCCTGCCTGCTGCGCTTCCGCCCGATCATGATGACGACGCTGGCTGCGCTGTTCGGCGCATTGCCGCTGGCGATCGAGAGCGGCACCGGCGCCGAATTGCGCTTTCCGCTCGGCATTTCCATCATCGGCGGTCTGCTGCTGAGCCAGTTGCTGACGCTCTACACGACGCCGGTGATCTATCTGGCGCTCGACCGGATCAATCGCAAAATCGAGAAGGCCGTGCCGGACCCAGGGCCGCCCGGACCCACGGTCGCCGGCGCCACCGAGGGGATGCAATAG
- a CDS encoding efflux RND transporter periplasmic adaptor subunit encodes MLFKPEIKEDAKTTRKRVARGIGRRMVSLTITLLILGGLGYLGWNAFQQKPGGRNGPGARPDLPVPVLAATPRTQDVPVYLDAVGSVRALNTVTVRSQVDGKLIKVNFVEGQDVKQGDVLAEIDPVIYQAQYDQAVAKKAQDEALLANQKLDLARYQQLAASNAGSKQQADTQRAVVAQQEALVQADQAAIDNAKAMLGYTKIIAPLTGRAGLRQVDQGNIIRAADATGLVILTQLQPIAVQFSLPQQQIVRVNAAAAKGPLAVDVFGNDGVTVVDTGMLKGIDNQVDPTTGTLKLKAEFPNAKFQLWPGQFVNVRLKVETLEKAIVVPTSAVQRGPVGTFSYVIGPDNVATAKAIVVTQQNENDAVIASGLSTSDRVVTTGFANLSDGARVLIGTDDRAPTADLAPRKRSRSPDAKGGQGKDGQVHQGKDGEHRGKRERGEGDQKGQTGPARGEPSGGAAKSQP; translated from the coding sequence ATGCTCTTTAAGCCGGAAATAAAGGAAGACGCGAAGACGACGCGCAAGCGCGTCGCGCGTGGGATTGGCCGGCGGATGGTGTCGTTGACGATCACGCTATTGATCCTTGGCGGGCTCGGCTATCTCGGCTGGAACGCCTTTCAGCAGAAGCCGGGCGGCCGCAACGGGCCCGGCGCCCGCCCCGACCTTCCGGTGCCGGTGCTGGCGGCCACGCCGCGCACGCAGGATGTCCCGGTCTATCTCGACGCGGTCGGCTCGGTCCGGGCGCTGAACACGGTGACGGTGCGCTCCCAGGTCGACGGCAAACTGATCAAGGTCAACTTCGTCGAAGGCCAGGACGTCAAGCAGGGCGACGTGCTCGCCGAGATTGATCCCGTGATCTACCAGGCCCAGTACGATCAGGCGGTGGCCAAGAAGGCGCAAGACGAGGCGCTGCTTGCCAACCAGAAGCTCGATCTGGCGCGCTATCAGCAGCTTGCCGCCTCGAATGCAGGTTCCAAGCAGCAGGCCGATACGCAGCGTGCCGTGGTCGCCCAGCAGGAGGCGCTGGTGCAGGCCGACCAGGCCGCGATCGACAATGCGAAGGCGATGCTCGGCTATACCAAGATCATCGCGCCGTTGACCGGGCGCGCCGGCCTGCGCCAGGTCGACCAGGGCAACATCATCCGCGCCGCCGACGCGACCGGGCTCGTCATCCTGACGCAGTTGCAGCCGATCGCGGTGCAGTTCAGCCTGCCGCAGCAGCAAATCGTGCGCGTCAACGCCGCTGCCGCCAAGGGGCCGCTCGCGGTGGACGTGTTCGGCAATGACGGCGTGACGGTGGTCGATACCGGTATGCTGAAGGGCATCGACAACCAGGTCGATCCGACCACCGGCACGCTGAAGCTGAAGGCGGAGTTTCCGAACGCCAAATTCCAGCTCTGGCCCGGGCAGTTCGTCAATGTGCGGCTGAAGGTCGAAACGCTGGAGAAGGCGATCGTGGTGCCGACCTCGGCGGTGCAGCGCGGCCCTGTCGGGACATTCAGCTATGTGATCGGTCCCGACAATGTCGCGACCGCCAAGGCGATCGTGGTGACGCAGCAGAACGAGAACGACGCGGTGATCGCGAGCGGCCTTTCGACGTCCGACCGCGTGGTGACGACCGGCTTTGCCAATCTGTCCGACGGCGCCAGGGTCCTGATCGGCACCGACGACCGGGCGCCGACCGCCGATCTGGCGCCGCGCAAGCGCAGCCGCTCGCCGGATGCGAAGGGCGGTCAAGGCAAGGACGGCCAGGTCCATCAGGGCAAGGACGGCGAGCATCGCGGCAAGCGCGAGCGCGGCGAGGGCGACCAGAAGGGACAAACCGGACCAGCGCGAGGTGAACCATCGGGCGGCGCGGCGAAGTCGCAGCCTTGA
- a CDS encoding efflux RND transporter permease subunit gives MASISEPFIRRPVGTTLLAIGLFLVGIVAYVFLPVSSVPNVDFPMIRVSATRPGADPSVMASTVAAPLERRLGQIAGLDKITSTSSLGSTSIQLQFSIGRDIDRAARDVQAAINASLADLPSDLPSLPRFRKSNPAAAPVFVLALTSKTLTTSAMYDVADTVIAQRISQVPGVGEVTVSGADQPAVRIALNPVALSNAGIATDDVRQAIINANPLGPVGIFNGGRQSETISTNKQMRTAAEFRDVIIKSSAGNFVRLSDVADVEDSVRNARSIAWFNKQPAVLIQITKQGDANVIDTVDRVRALIPELKQWLPGGVEISTLVDRTGTIRASVLDMQFTLLATAFLVMVVVFAFLRRLTPTIAAGVSVPLALAGTCAGMWLAGFSIDNLSLMALAISVGFVVDDAIVMIENMYRNLEQGMAPYPAALEGAKQIGFTVLSISLSLIAAFTPLIFMDGIVGRLLREFSLTLTFAIVVSTVVSLTITPMICAHYIKEATSDHATWFDRLVEGTLSRIVAFYARTLRAVLNFPFLTLLVFFATIALTVVLYIKTPKGYFPTDDSGFVIGSTRASADTSFQAMLGLQQQLADIVMADPAVAGVGSSLGGSAGPGGGGSNRGTMFISLKPPEEREGVSTAQVIDRLRRNLYRVAGIRLFMFAAQDIRTGGRQSDSDYQYTLSSTNLDLLQKWAPIVAKRMETVEGITDISSDRDPGGLQLSLVIDRKTAASLGVRVQDIDNALNNAFAQRQISIIYTQRNQYMVVLEIDPKFQADPSNLERIFVAGANDAQVPLSAVVRYQRGLSALAVYHSQSFPSTTVSFNLLPDVPLEVATTNIQRAVDELHMPEGIRGSFDGNAGDFNKTSGRQPLLILGALVAMYIVLGVLYESLAHPITIISTLPSAGLGALLALQVTNTPLTVIAFVGIILLIGIVKKNGIMMVDFALDAERNRGLSSADAIFEACRARFRPILMTTMAALFAGIPLVIATGPGTELRRPLGITIIGGLFVSQILTLYTTPVIYLLIDRLRQRSRPAAVAAPAE, from the coding sequence ATGGCATCGATCTCGGAGCCCTTCATCCGGCGGCCGGTTGGCACCACGCTGCTGGCGATCGGGCTCTTTCTGGTCGGCATCGTCGCCTACGTGTTCCTGCCGGTGTCGTCCGTTCCGAACGTCGATTTCCCGATGATCCGGGTGTCCGCGACGCGGCCGGGCGCGGACCCTTCCGTGATGGCGTCGACCGTCGCGGCGCCGCTGGAGCGCCGGCTTGGCCAGATCGCGGGACTGGACAAGATCACCTCGACCAGTTCGCTCGGCTCCACCAGCATTCAATTGCAATTCTCGATCGGCCGCGACATCGACCGCGCCGCCCGCGACGTGCAGGCCGCGATCAATGCGTCGCTGGCCGATTTGCCGAGCGACCTGCCGTCGCTGCCGCGTTTCCGTAAATCCAATCCCGCTGCCGCGCCGGTGTTCGTGCTGGCGCTGACGTCAAAGACGCTGACGACGAGCGCCATGTACGACGTCGCCGATACCGTGATCGCGCAGCGGATCTCGCAGGTGCCTGGTGTCGGCGAGGTCACGGTCTCTGGCGCCGATCAGCCGGCGGTGCGGATCGCGCTCAACCCGGTGGCGCTGTCGAATGCGGGGATTGCCACCGACGACGTTCGTCAGGCGATCATCAACGCCAACCCGCTTGGTCCGGTCGGGATATTCAACGGCGGCCGCCAGAGCGAGACGATTTCGACCAACAAGCAGATGCGAACGGCGGCCGAATTCCGCGACGTCATCATCAAGAGTTCGGCCGGCAATTTCGTCCGCCTGTCCGATGTGGCGGATGTGGAAGATTCCGTCCGCAATGCCCGCTCGATCGCCTGGTTCAACAAGCAGCCGGCGGTGCTGATCCAGATCACCAAGCAGGGCGACGCCAATGTGATCGACACCGTCGATCGGGTGAGGGCGCTGATTCCCGAACTGAAGCAGTGGCTGCCCGGCGGGGTGGAAATTTCCACGCTGGTCGACCGCACCGGCACCATCCGCGCCAGCGTGCTCGACATGCAGTTCACGCTGCTGGCGACCGCCTTCCTGGTCATGGTGGTGGTATTCGCCTTCCTGCGGCGGCTGACGCCGACAATCGCGGCCGGCGTTTCGGTGCCGCTGGCGCTGGCCGGCACCTGCGCCGGGATGTGGCTCGCCGGATTCTCGATCGACAACCTGTCGCTGATGGCGCTGGCGATTTCCGTCGGCTTCGTGGTCGACGATGCCATCGTCATGATCGAGAACATGTACCGCAATCTCGAACAGGGCATGGCGCCGTATCCGGCGGCGCTCGAAGGCGCCAAGCAGATCGGCTTTACCGTGCTGTCGATCAGCCTGTCCTTGATCGCGGCATTTACGCCGCTGATCTTCATGGACGGCATCGTCGGCCGGCTGCTGCGCGAATTCTCGCTGACGCTGACCTTTGCCATCGTGGTCTCGACCGTGGTCTCGCTCACGATCACGCCGATGATCTGCGCGCATTACATCAAGGAAGCGACCTCAGACCATGCCACCTGGTTCGACCGCCTCGTCGAGGGCACGCTGTCGCGCATCGTGGCCTTTTATGCCCGGACGCTGCGCGCGGTATTGAATTTCCCGTTCCTGACCCTGCTCGTGTTCTTCGCCACCATCGCGCTGACGGTGGTGCTCTACATCAAGACGCCGAAGGGCTATTTTCCGACCGATGACAGCGGCTTCGTGATCGGCTCGACACGCGCTTCGGCCGACACCTCATTCCAGGCGATGCTGGGGTTGCAGCAGCAACTGGCTGACATCGTGATGGCCGATCCGGCGGTCGCGGGCGTTGGCTCGTCGCTCGGCGGCAGCGCTGGGCCGGGCGGCGGCGGTTCCAACCGCGGCACCATGTTCATCAGCCTGAAGCCGCCGGAGGAGCGGGAAGGCGTGTCGACGGCGCAGGTGATCGATCGCCTGCGGCGCAATCTCTACCGGGTCGCCGGCATCCGCCTATTCATGTTCGCGGCGCAGGATATCCGCACCGGCGGGCGGCAGAGCGATTCCGACTATCAGTACACGCTGTCGAGCACCAACCTCGACCTGCTGCAGAAATGGGCCCCGATCGTCGCCAAGCGCATGGAGACGGTGGAGGGCATCACCGACATCTCCAGTGACCGCGATCCCGGAGGCTTGCAATTGTCGCTGGTGATCGACCGCAAGACCGCCGCGAGCCTCGGCGTTCGGGTCCAGGATATTGACAATGCCCTGAACAATGCATTCGCGCAGCGGCAGATTTCGATCATCTATACCCAGCGCAACCAGTACATGGTGGTGCTGGAGATCGATCCGAAATTCCAGGCGGACCCGTCCAATCTCGAGCGCATCTTCGTGGCCGGCGCCAACGACGCCCAGGTTCCGCTATCGGCCGTGGTGCGCTACCAGCGCGGCCTGTCGGCGCTCGCGGTATATCACTCGCAATCGTTCCCCTCGACGACGGTCTCGTTCAATCTGCTGCCCGACGTGCCGCTGGAGGTCGCGACCACAAACATCCAGCGCGCGGTCGATGAGCTGCATATGCCGGAAGGTATCCGCGGCAGTTTTGACGGCAATGCCGGCGACTTCAACAAGACCAGCGGACGGCAGCCGCTTCTGATCCTCGGCGCATTGGTCGCGATGTATATCGTGCTCGGCGTGCTCTATGAGAGCCTGGCGCATCCGATCACGATCATCTCGACGCTGCCTTCAGCGGGGCTCGGCGCACTGCTGGCATTGCAGGTGACGAATACTCCGCTGACGGTGATAGCTTTCGTCGGCATCATCCTGCTGATCGGCATCGTCAAGAAGAACGGTATCATGATGGTCGATTTCGCGCTCGACGCCGAGCGCAACCGCGGTCTGTCGTCGGCGGATGCGATCTTCGAGGCCTGCCGCGCCCGCTTCCGCCCCATTCTGATGACGACGATGGCGGCGCTGTTTGCCGGCATTCCGCTGGTGATCGCCACCGGCCCCGGAACCGAGCTGCGCCGGCCGCTCGGCATCACCATCATCGGCGGCCTGTTCGTCTCCCAGATCCTGACGCTCTACACCACGCCGGTCATTTACCTGCTGATCGACCGGCTGCGCCAGCGGTCCCGGCCGGCCGCGGTGGCAGCCCCCGCCGAATAG